DNA sequence from the Ctenopharyngodon idella isolate HZGC_01 chromosome 14, HZGC01, whole genome shotgun sequence genome:
gcaacagaaaatacttgcatgtttcccggaagacaaattaaatacaatttaccttgatcttcaaattccaaatgttttcaccccccgtctattaatgcatcatgtttttttcctggagcatcagtgaatgtttgaaccttttttaaaagttgtgtttgagtccctcagttgtcctcagtgtgaaaagacagatctcaaaatcattcagtcactgctggaaagggttcaaatatgcaaaaaatgcttgaaatctgaagaatctgcaggacctgaagattttttctgaagaacagagctcagtttaactgctcaggacaaacaagggactcatgaacaaccatcacaaaacaaaaaaacagccgtagaccatccaggtaaccacacacagtattaagaatcaatggttcacatacttatgaatggggttattttaataaattttttttgtcttgtggattatatgtaaacatcttttatgtaaaatatcttactcaggacagtactaaataaaaaataacatgcattttgtattatctcccttattttgttaaaattattaacattttcacagattctgcaagtggttcacatactttttcttgcaactgtatgtgactatcttctttcagacaaacgcaaccagagatatatttaaaaatatccttagtcacttcagaaggcctttattaaccccctggagttgtatggattcattttttttatggatggatgcatttttctTGTCTTCAAAATATAggcagccattcacaaccattataaacattggaggactaaggacatttttaaatatatctccggttgtgttcatttaaaagaagatagtcacatacacctaggatggcttgagagtgagtaaatcatggaataattttaatttttgggtgaactatccctttaagtgggctatttaaaaaaagtgttatttatatgttgaatttatgtCCCATAGACCGGTCTGTAGCATTATGATTGCAAGCAGTATcaataatgtcaaaaatgcGATGTGCAGTCAAATGACCCAGTATGTATGTTGTTAAAATGAGTGTTCTCACAGATACGCTTGTTGTGCTTTGTGGAGaaattctgaaatgtttttgcTTATACAATAAGTAAATAGGGTAAATAAGTAAATAGGGTCCAAAACAATggactttcattgtattgacACACCTTTTCGATAGTCTTTCATTCAAAACtgaaagtacatttttaactaaaactgtATAGATTTCTTCTGAGCTGTACAAGCATGCTCAGGTAGATCGAGAGAGCGTGTCAAAAAGTGGCAGCCCCAAAACTGCACTTATCTCAGAGCAGGTTTCTCATGTAACCACATGACAGTGAAGAGCTGTTCATGGTTTTCAGTCGTGTCTCGGCAATCCAATGAGGAAGTGAAAAGTGCGGGAAAAAATAGATCTGCTCCTGTAGCGCCAACCCACATAATACACAAATGGCGTGTGACATCACTGAACCTAGGAGATGTTCCTGGGATCTTAAGTGTAACTGCACTTCTCTAAAATATCACAATGCTACACTGTGCAGTTTATTGGATTTAGACCTCAGGGTGCAGGATACTGTTTTCTTGAGGAAGGAATAGAGCAAGAAGAAAAAAGGGAAATGAGGGCTAGTGTTACTGCATCAATTCTGCAAAGTTCAGTAAATGTCATtattaaagtcatcatgaaatcaaatttgacaATTCTTATTGTTTTATGGAATTTTGccgtatttattataaatgatttatctgtgcacatcactATTTTTCTAAATTCATGCACCCTTGTAAtccttaatcaaaataacttcccccctctcttgcagcgacatctcttctcttctctgatgacattcTTACTGGCGAGAGGACGGGgtaacctgtcactcacatgacatcacagaaatagcaaaccacaaccatccaatcaattccccatagacaaaatcaagtcctcccctacatttttttctggttcaagaagccatttcactcagatatgtgTCACAACAGGGGGAAAAAGATTATcacaacttcagtttcatggtgaatttaaagggttagttcaaccaaaaatgaaaataatgtcatttattactcaccctcatgtcgttccacacccgtaagacctttgttcatcttctgaacacaaattaagatatttttgatgaaatctgatggctcagtgaggtctgcattgccagcaatggtacttcctctctcaagatccataatggtactaaaaacatatttaaatcagttcatgtgcgtacagtggttctaccttaaaattataaagccacgagaattttttttttttttttttggagcacaaaaaaagtttttaacaatatctagtgatggccgatttcaaaacactgcttcatgaagcttcggagctttatgaatcgaatcagtgattcggatcgcgtatcaaaccgccaaactgctgaaatcacgtgactttggcgctctgaaccactgattcgattcttAAAGCtctgaaaagtcgttattttgtttttttggcgcacaaaaaaatattctcgtcgctttataatattaaggtagaaccatcgtactcacatgaacttatttaaatgtttttaatacctttatggATCCTGAGAGAGGAAGTATCATTGCTGggaatagaggcctcactgagccatcggatttcatcaaaaatatctcaatttgtgttccgaagatgaacgaaggtcttacgggtgtagaacgacatgagggtgaataataaatgacattattttcatttttgggtgaactaaccctttaagaccttgATTGAACGACAAGTCAAAGGAAACTCAAACTCAAAGGAAACTCTTACCTGTCCTCATAACATTATTGTTGTGAATGACCGGATATGTCGGGTCCATGTTCATCCACATTGTCTCATTACTGAACTCAATTTGTTCCAtgaactaaaaaaacaaaaacaatgagaCACATTGACTAGGTTTATATGCACAAGAATATtcctattatttcatatatttagAATTTGGTCATATCCAGATTATGTATGTGCCATGTAAACATATCAATCACATTAAAAGCCATAATTTTAGAATTACTAAAAATACACTCAGCATaataaatcacatatgctgttttCTATATATACTGTAGTGTAGAGAATATACAAGTCTTTTTCGAAATATAGCCTTATTCAgaaaataaacatcataaatTATGCAAGAAATTATGACCTTTGTAAATGCTTCAAATTTAACTTGAGCAACAAAGCACTTTAGAAAGAGCTTCATGACTTCATGAGGGTGTTTTCAGTGTTGCACAAGGACACAGTTATGTGTCAAATTATTAGCACAGGTGTAAGATGCATGAAGTCagtgtagacagacagacaagacaAATGCGgatacaaaaatgaataaaactagTCTCTGTCTTAATTTGCTGCTGTGTTAAGGGTGAAATAGCAACCACAGCAGGCAGGAAGAAGGAAAACCTCCTCAGCTTTCTAAGAGACACTTCCTGTGCGATGCTGTGGTATTTACAGAAATTAATATGTCCTGTTTCAAATTTAATCATTTACTATCAGGCTTATATGCTTTCAAAGACATACATCTGTTACAAAAGAGCTCTGAGGTCTATGTTTACCTTGTGAAGGTAATTATAAGGCATGAGCTTCATGCTCCCTGTCCACTGTCTGCTATCTATGTGGTCTTTATGACAATAAAGATCTTCATAAATAAATTAGCAGGTAGCAACAGTAGCTTAAAGgtaacatgaaatcaaaactgagcCTATTTACTTTCTGGTCTTACAACAgacaaaatattcagaaaaatgtcagattcctaattaaaataagttttgaATGGAGAATGGAGAGTTTTGACAGTGAAGAAAACATTTCCTCACCCCTGTATGGTATGGGTCCTCTCCAGCCATGATTCCTAAGGAgaaaagtaaaacaaattaattcatgATTCATATTTAGAAAATAGTCTAATGTCCAAAAGTagtaaaacactgaaaatataatatagAAAATATGACGCTAATTTTGCATTGGTCACACTGTCACAGTGGTGCTTAATTCATTAGCAAATctatagggatttttttttttaaatgaaacttcAGTGAATCATTCTCCTTCACTTTCATACACTGACTCACATTTTCATTACCTGAAGTTACCCCTTTTTAAAGTTGCATTCCTGTCTTCAAAGACTAAGACCATCTTAATTTTCAGGTAAGAGTGGGTGCGGACATTTGTAATTGtaatgtgtctggcttccggtgtcattcgcttccagttattttttagctgtacaaaacagctcgttatgctgcttgatattgcaaactggtatttcttaccgtattattttaatgtattttcttaattataaacacactggtttgtagcgcagttttacattttactgcactttgatattatTCCCGTTATTTtcctatagcggctaataatTTGGAAGTCTcaaacattcacagaaaacaccttacttcTGCGTTGAAAAAAACAGGTGGATAGCACGTAAAAAATTGCCTTTTTCTGAATCAGTCCATTTTGAATCTGAACAAGACTCAAAGTGGCACTAAGCTAGACATGTTGTTTCACCTTGTTTGTGAATGAAAATGTGCTGACTGACTGAACAAAAGTCTTTAGTTTGTTTGTGTCCTGCAAGAAGGCTGCAAACGCGTTAAGTCACcattaaatcaaaatggacaattcttaacTTTTATGGAATAATctcaatggacaaaatcaagtcccgccctactacattttttttttcttgttcgagaagcccttttcagtgttgccaagtctgcggttctccttcggaattgggctactttaacactgttgccgcgggttgaagcaaccccaaataacatgagaTGTAtcccctggaatgcaaattttaccagagGAAAGTCGCCAAAAAACACAGATTTTACCCCCCCAGAACGTGTTTTTTTACTGGGGGACTCCCCCTGAAACGCGaatgggctagttttgagtagcaattgggcgggttttgttgtgaaaacctggcaaccctggccgTTTCCCTTAgatgtatgtcacaatagggaagaaaagactaccgcaacttccatttcatggcGACTCTAAACGTGTTAAATGACTGATGACCAACCATATACAATTAAgataattatttttgtcttttttataataacaaaaaaagttacatagcaGTTGTGATGGATGAAAATGCAAATCTGTTTTGTTGTCATTTGTATCGGTTGAGTGAAAGATCAAGTGAATCACTCATGGCAAAGCAAATCTCAATTGTCTCGCCCCCTACTGGCGTTGTGACCTGCAGAGTCGGTAACAGAACGAAtcagtgaactaatcattttaGTTTCAGAACATTATTAGCGTTATTGGAATGAATCAAAATCCCAACCACTACCACACATCTCGACGTCTCACACATTGAGTGACAACAGACTCTAATAGATCCCCGCTAATTAAAAACTAGATCTCGCGCGTTTGGAACATCAGAATGGCTTTTCGAATTCGACTTCTATTCCGATCAACTCCGGATGTTCGGTCCGAGCGCGGCTTGATacccaaatatattttattgataGATTTTGACACACGGCCAGCACAACACATAACAGTCACTTATCTCAAACTTTCTACTGCCGAATCCTGGCCAACTTctatcaaaaacacattaatgtGCACCATGAGTTGTTCGTACTCACCCAAACCAGTTTATCAATAGTCCTTGATAGCTGAAATGTGCATTTGGCCTCTGAGGCAGAAGTAGGAAGTTCAGCAGCACTTGATACAAAGTATCACAACAACCTTTAGATGGCAACATGGGCAACTCCAAGACAACAAGCATGGCTGGATCTACGAGGGTGCTTACCTTTCCTGACAGATATTCGAGGTTCAGGATCAACATCAAACAGCTGGGATCTGGGATTCCGAGTCAAGTTTTCTTATTTGTTACAGCTTATTTCTCCATGTTGCTCTGAAGTAAACTGATGTAAGCTCATAGACAGTCAGTTCAAGGTAGTTTCCTTATTCAGGATGATTGTTGCGTCTGCTAGACATGGATATGCTGAAGGCCCACTGAGGTTAAAAGGCACATCGATCGATCAATCGATTTTAATAGCTTGTCGCGAATGATCACAGTAAATCATGCCAAGATCAACGCGACGTTTGAATAGACAGCTTAACTTCCTTACTGGAAATTCCCTGTGACGTAGCCTAACTCATGTCTTTAAAAACGTCCTTTTGCGCCCACTTGTGGACACAAGGTGCAAGAACTTCATATACTGTAtttgaacatgaaaacaaagtCTAAAATGGTTTACATGTACAGCCCGGTCAGGCTGATTTTAAAGATTTAAGCTCGTCAGGGTACGAGGCCCTTTTAAACCATCTAAGttcagcagcaaaaaaaaaaatatatatattttttttttaatcggtGAAGAACAGTTAAATTCATGTGTGTGTATAGTATTAtcgtttacataaaaaaaacacacacacatatatatatatatatatatatatatatatatataatataaaatataaagtatatataatataaaatataaagtatatatatatatatatatatataaataaataaataatataatataatataatatatatatattatacacacataattatatatcatttatttatttttttgggacCTAGGCATGTTTTCTGCAGGATAATTTTTTAAGTAGCTTAAAAACCTCAATAAATTGTGCTTTTTGAACATGGGCACTACTCTACATGTACAAAGTCGATGGTGTTGGTTAGCTGCTATTCACCTCACAACTGGGGTCCCTTCTTCAGAGGACTAATTATAGTCCAGCAGTTGTTGAGAGATCTCACTTGGACGATAGGTCATGCATGTTAGTGACATGGTCGAACAACTACAGTATCAAATTCAGTCCATTCACGTAAAGTTATTGTACCAGATTAATGTCCCAGATATACAGTGAATTGAATAAAGTGCAATTGTGACAATATGCAAGGTTCTCAAAAAAGACTTCTCTCAGTGGTACTGCAGAAGGAAACACCAAATGATAGTTTAGCAACTTTATTGAGCAAACAAAATGAACAGCTAGTAGAGCTATTAGTTGATCGGTCATCCATTGAGAGCTTCCAATCACATATATTCAGTGCAATGAGAGAACAGTGTTTAGGAGGATAGACAAACTAATAGCTTCCCATtctaaaaacatcaaaaagagGAGAGAAAAGGAGTAACAAAATAAGTTCTCAGACTCTAAAAGTGGACATGTATTCGCTTAACATCGTCTGCAGATATTCATTTTTGGCAGACCACAGACCAATTACTTTAATTGTTCCATTaacatgcaaaatatatattttccgtAACTGCTGATACAATGACGTGACTGATTTGGTAAGAAACAGTCAGATATAAGCAAGAATATATTTCACAGACCATAGTTCTTCTCATTGCTATTGTAAAAGCATATAAAAACATGAAGGCCAACCGAGCAAAAGATCGACTTTGAGAGGTACGCTGGCACCTGCAGAATCgttgtttctttttcttaaaTAGCACCTCTAGCCAGTGTCGTGAGTCAGAAGCGTTCGATGGTTTCACCTTagttatgttttctttttcttatttcaataaaaaaaggtCTGAGCTCGTAGTTAAAACATGCTTCTTTGACACAAGCATTTTTCTGAACATAAAAGTTGGTGATCTTTGCAATATTGTGGTCTTTTTTACAGCATGTGAATGAAGGTTGAAGGGGGTCAAAATAACCAAGCAGAACTGATATAGTCTGAATACATGGGGAACTGTCAATTCATTGAGgggacgaaaaaaaaaaaaaaaaaaaaaagatgttcaaattttttttccagctatACTGCAGATTGGTCTGATGTTCCTCAGGTATCACATGGCGTACTTTTGAGTCCATTCCCGAGCTATTCTGTTGTACCTGCGCAAGAGAAAGGAAGAGAAATTAAGTGTGGCATTGGCGCAGAGGCATAGTCACACATGCTGGGTAAGCGGACCATCTGCCAACTCGGCTCAGGCCAACATAAACACAGAGTGCAGAAACAGCTCAAGGTCAAACACAGTGGCACCTTCTCCATGTCTACACTGCAACTCTAAACATTACTTCTATTGTTTACTTTGATGCTAGTTATAGCCTAAGTGTTTACCTCAACCAAACCTTCTGTCATCAAACCTATGATAAAACCAGACATATTTAGGTCTGATTTTTGTATGTATGGTCTTTGAAaggtaaaacttttaaaattttaaaaacataaacgGGCCATAACAGACTGGTTTGTGTCAGAACTGCTTCATTTTTCATAGAAatactttataatttatttccacaaaaaaagcaaaaaaaaaaaaaaaaaaaaaccttaagtcatggaaatgaaaatgaatgaaatttcaatcaaaataataatgcatacaaaaattattcaggaaaaccACGTCAGAAATCGCCAACATTCTAAGTGAGTTTCATTCACacattaatttacacttttattttCGCTCATCTTGTTGTATGTGCATGCGTATGTGTGTGATAATATACgtaatatataaatagtgtatatacagtatctcacagaagtgagtacacccctcacatttttgtaaatattttattatatcttttcatgtgacaacactgaagaaatgacactttgctacaatgtaaagtagtgagtgtacagcttgtataacagtgtaaatttgctgtcccctcaaaataactcaacacagccattaatgtctaaaccgctggccacaaaagtgagtacacccctaagtgaaaatgtccaaattgggcctaaattgtcaatattttgtgtggccaccataattttccagcactgccttaaccctcttgggcatggagttcaccagagcttcacaggttgccactggagtcctcttccactcctccatgacgacatcacagagctggtggatgttagagaccttgcgctccttcaccttccatttaaggatgccccacagatgctcaactttaggtaccctcagcttctttagcaaggcagtggtcgtcttggaggtgtgtatagggtcattatcatgttggaatactgccctgcggcccagtctccgaagggaggggatcatgctctgcttcagtatgtcacagtacatgttggcattcatggttccctcaatgaactgtagctccccagtgccggcagcactcatgcagccccagaccatgacactcccaccaccatgcttgactgtaggcaagacacacttgttgccgccacacacgcttgacaccatctgaaccaaataagtttatcttggtctcatcagaccacaggacatggttccagtaatccatgtccttagtctgcttgtcttcagcaaactgtttgcgggctttcttgtgcatcatctttagaagaggattccttctgggatgacagccatgcagaccaatttgatgccatgttctgagcactgacaggctgaccccccaccccttcaacctctgcagcaatgctggcagcactcatacgtctatttcccaaacacaacctctagatatgacgctgagcacatgCATTCAACTTCTTgatcgaccatggcgaggcctgttctgagtggaacctgtcctgttaaaccactgtatggtcttggccaccgtgatgcagctcagtttcagggtcttggcagtcttcttatagcctacgccatctttatgtagagcaacaattctttttttcagatcctcagagagttctttgccatgaggtgccatgttgaacttccagtgaccagtatgagagagtgagagcgataacaccaaatttaacacacctgagaccttgtaacactaacgagtcacatgacaccggggagagtaaatggctaattgggcgcaatttggacatttttacttaggagtgtactcacttttgtggccagcggtttagacattaatggctgtatgttgagttattttgaggggacagcaaatttacactgttatacaagctgtacactcactactttacattgtggcaaagttttatttcttcagtgttgtcacatgaaaagatataataaaatatttacaaaaatgtgaggggtgtactcacttctgtaagatactgtgtgtgtgtgtgtgtgtgtgtgtgtatgtatatatattatatatatatatatatatatataatatatatatatatatatggtgaatatcacacacacacacacacacacacacacagaatatatatttcaaattacTCCAATTTATATGCAAAATGTTAAATTTCAGTAGCAagaaaaattcattttaaaaataaaatgacacttAAACCAgcttacactaccgttcaataGTTTGGTGaagatttttcaatgttttcaatGTGTTTCAATGTTGAAGGAAGcatcattttatattaatattttaaaatgtagtttattcctgtgatggcaaagctgaattttcagcatcattagtgtTTAGTGTCACATGGGCCTTcagaatcattctaatatgctgatttgctgcacatttgtcattttctgcacattttcttttgattaatttagtgagttcttgctgaataaaaagtttctttcaaaaagtATCTTACTGAACCAAagtttttgaacagtagtgtatgtctCACAAGTAATACGATTTTCAAAAGCTACATCCAGTTATGAACACCATCAACAAAATAAGCACATCCAGTAGTATGAACACCTACTAGTGACCAACAGTACTGCAACATGGTGATGTCCAGAGATTAGTAAGCCTTTTTCATGCTCACACAAAAAAACTCTGCCACAATGCCTTGCTCACCTTAACCCCTATAACATGGCATATTTCTCTGTCCATTCCCTGGCTAGTTTATTATACCTGAGAGGAGACATCAAACTATTCACTCTATCTAAAAGTAGGGGTGTGATGATACACTTGGCTCATCATGAGACGATACACAATATTGGGTTCACAAGAACGAGATATgatattttaacactatttttaaaaaatctttaatgaCGAAATATATGACCGAAAATAGTCTTTTATTCTACTGAAATTAACAGAATggtgcattttaaatgttttaacaaatcatcttttataaataccGCAGGGTTTTAGGAGTTCCCAAAATTTGAGCTTGGTAGGGGTTGGTGaaaatgacttaaagggttagttcacccaaaaattaaaattctgtcattaattactcaccctcaagtcattccacacccgtaagacctttgttcatcttcagaacaacaacgagaatactttttgcgcgcaaaaacaaaacaaaaataacgactttattcaacaatatcttctgtgttctgacgtagaacctggaagcactgaacgTAAGCAGTgtaagagaatgacacagaagagaaggtattgttgaataaagtcgttattttggttttgttttggcgcacaaaaagtattctcgttgcttcataaaattaagtttgaaccactgcagacatgtggactattttaaagaagcctttactacctttcaggaccttgaaagtggtggttaaattgctgtctatggagaagTCAGAtatctctcggatttcatccaaaatatcttaatttgtgttccgaaggtgaacgaaggtcttacaggtgagaaacggcatgagggtgagtaattaacaacagaattttcatttttgggtgaactaaccctttaaatttaatgtttCTTGTCTCGTCACATTGACAGTGTGGCACAAGAGctcgtcacacccctatctaaaatgtttctttattaCATACACCAGCTAAAAAACAATCAGTCTGGATTAtaactgtaaaaatgtcttttattaatgaacttttttttaagatttaattttaaacatttcactTAAGACAAACAAATACACTTACTTTTCATTGTCTGTTTTATAGATACGTGCTATCTCTGGCACTAATGGATCATCTGGGTTTGGATCACATAACAGTGAGCAGATGGACAATAGAACTGCAACAGAAAGAAGAGAGAGGTTGGCACATGGCATAAATAATATCAGTGCATATCTCTTGGCTATCCAATAAAATGACTCTTAAGAAAAAGGTATTCTATTAAGGTCAATGATTTTGttctcagttattttttttatagttcacCTTTAGAGATAGTTAACGCAGGAGACCACTGAGACCTTAGAATATCCAAACAGATGCTGCCATTACTGTTAATATTTGGGTGATAAATTCTTGTGGTGAATGCAACCTGCAAATGAGAGTGTGAAACAGACAATCAGACCACATATATATTCCAAACCTAGCAATTGATATTTTACTGTAGATCTCTAGAATAGCAGCAGGTTTCTCTTGTTGAATCTATGTGCAAAATACTACTAAGaggcaaaaaacaacaacaaaaaacacaatctTATTAAAATCTACCCTTTACAGACAGATTAAACCCGTAGGTTGTGTTTAAATACTTGATTCTTGCCTTAGGTGGTTTGAAAGGGTAGTCTGTAGGAAAATGAATGGTCAAGAAAAACACACCCCCTTGATATGGACTGTCATTCTGTAAAGGaacaaataaaaaccaaaaGTTACACGATTCCTGTGATTCCTTTAGTGAATGCAGTGCTATAACAATACAGACATTGCATGCAAATAAATGTCACAATCcatcattaatatatatatgcaaataaggaCATATTTCCACTTACAGGTCCCATAATTGTTGCTTGCCAGTGAAACACTGCAAATAAAGAGCAAGAAACATCTCATTACAGTGAGCTCTGTGATATACTCAGAGACAGGTAATGAAAACAAAGAGCGAAATAACTCACAGTCATCTCCAACCGGTCCTGCTGAGCACTGCGCTGGGGGGTCCCGGCCCAGATCAGTCAGCTCCTAAAGACAGAGAGGATGCATAGGTAATGGACAggatcttttaaaaaaaattctgggtaTCCCATCAACTATGTCGTCTTTCAATCGATCCATATAGTTTCTGTACATTtcattcctgaggtaaaacggcaaaatgaaaaacacaatcCATTGCTCCCATGTTCCATGCCActtatgataaataaaaagttgatTTTAGCAGTTATGCTCATATTTGATATAATTATACAAATTATTGATAGAATTATATTAAGCTAGTAGACACAAAATAACTTTTGGAAGCTAACATGTCCTGTAACATGCTATGCTCAATCTTAAACTATTTTAACATAAGTTTATTATTCTTTTACAATTGTTATACATGCAGTTTTATAACCTCATATTTCAGAGACTACATGGAACGTGTcaaaaaat
Encoded proteins:
- the ube2d2l gene encoding ubiquitin-conjugating enzyme E2D 2 (UBC4/5 homolog, yeast), like isoform X2 → MALKRIHKELTDLGRDPPAQCSAGPVGDDLFHWQATIMGPNDSPYQGGVFFLTIHFPTDYPFKPPKVAFTTRIYHPNINSNGSICLDILRSQWSPALTISKVLLSICSLLCDPNPDDPLVPEIARIYKTDNEKYNRIAREWTQKYAM
- the ube2d2l gene encoding ubiquitin-conjugating enzyme E2D 2 (UBC4/5 homolog, yeast), like isoform X1, producing MALKRIHKELTDLGRDPPAQCSAGPVGDDLFHWQATIMGPNDSPYQGGVFFLTIHFPTDYPFKPPKVAFTTRIYHPNINSNGSICLDILRSQWSPALTISKVLLSICSLLCDPNPDDPLVPEIARIYKTDNEKYNKLAREWTEKYAML